The Chloroflexia bacterium SDU3-3 genomic interval TCTAGCTTCTGGGCGGCCTTGGCGGCGGCCCCCGGCTGGATGTCGACCCAGCCGCCGATGCGCACGTCGGGGTGGGCGTGCAGGTTCTTCGCCCAGGCCTGGCCCATGCCGCCCGCGCCAACCAACAACGCTGTAAATGTTGACATAGTGTCCTCGTATCTTTCCAAGAGCGCAGTGCTGCGTTGCGGCTATGATAGGCGCAAAATGGCCATGCGGCGAGGGCGAAAAGGCTGCCTGCGCATCGGCCATGCGGATGATCAGCGCGGGAGCGGGCCGTGCCAGACGCGCAGCTCGCCCGCGCGCTCCCAGCGGGCGGCCTGCTCGGGCGTGGCCTGCTCGACCCACACGCCCGCGCCGCCCGCCGCCCGCCACGCGCCCAGCGGGGCCTCGCCGCCCTCGGCCTCCGCACGCCAGATCACCTGTGCGGCCCCCGCGTAGTCGTCCGGCTCGATCTGCTCGGTCCAGGGCACCACCAGCCACAGGCGCGGGCGGATGCGCTCGTAGCCGGGGCCTGGCTGCTCGCGCAGGTACACGGCCACGCGGTCGAGGTAGCCCGGCGCGAAGGGCAGCGCGTCGCGCCAGGCCCGCAGCGCGGCGGGGGATGGTGTGGTGTCGGCGTGGATGTAGAGGTCGAGCAGGCCGCTGGGGTTGGCGCGCAGGTAGGCCTCCAGCAGGGCGCGGTGCTCGGCGCGATCCTCCCAGCGCAGCGCCACATCCACGTGGTAGGCCAGCTGCTCGGCGGCGGGCGGGCTGCGGTGGGGCAGCGCTAGGGTGGCCGGTAGCGCGCCCTCGCGGCCCGCCAGCGTGCGGCGCGGCTCGGGGCAGCCCTCCACCGCATCGGGGTCGACCCCCGCGCCCAGCTTTACCTCGCGGCGCAGCTGGCGCATGGTGGCGTAGTCCATGCGGTCGGTGGCCAGCACGTAGTAGGGCGGCAGCGGCTGGTGGGCGATCTGGTAGCGCTGGGCGTCGCGGCGCACGGCGGTGCCCGGCAGCACCTGCAGTGTGAAGGCATCGTACTCGCCCAGCCGCTCGGCGGCGATAAAGTCGAGGGTCTGGCGGATGCCCTGGGCGTCATCCTCGGGCAGGCCGACGATCACATCCAGCAGCACCTCGATGCCGTGATCGTAGAGGCGGCGGGTGCCTGCGGCCCACTTGGCCAGATCGGTGCGGCGGTGGGCGGCGCGCAGGGCATCCAGGTTGGCCGTCTGCAGGCCCACCTCGGCCACGCGCAGCCCGGCCTGGGCCAGCGCCGCCACGGCGTCCTCGCGCAGGTGCTCGCCGCGCAGCTCGGCGTAGAGCGCCAGCTGGCCGTCGGCGTTCAGGTCGGCCAGCGCGGCCATCAGCGGCTGGAACAGCGGCACCAGGTTCAGGTTGGCCTCGATGAAGTGCACCTGGGCCGCGCCGCGCTCCTTGCCCCAGCGGATCTCGGCCAGCACGCGCTCCAGCGGGAAGTAGCGGCTGCCCAGCTTCGCGCCCATGTTGCGGCCATACAGGCAGAACGAGCAGGCGTAGGGGCACCAGCGCGAGATCTCGACCATCTGCATGCCGCCCGGCTCCAGCGGCAGGTAGCCCAGCAGGTAGGGCGAGGGCACCACCGACAGGTCATCGAGCGCGGGGCGCTCGGGCGTGTGCACCAGCTGGCCGCCCGCGCCGCGGAACGCCACCCCGGCCACGTGGTCGAGCGACAGGGCGGGCAGCCCGGCCAGGCGGGCGGCGAAGCGCTCGACCAGCGCGGCGAAGCTGGCCTCGCCCTCGCCAAACACCCACACATCCGCGCCGGGGTGGCCCAGCACCCATTCGTTCTCGCGCTGTACCTCTGGCCCGCCCACCACCACCACCAGGCCGGGCAGGCGCTGCTTGGCGCGGCGGGCCACATCCAGGCTGCGCTCGCTGTTCCAGGTGTAGAGCGACAGGCCCAGCACATCCGGCGCGCGCTCCACGATCGCATCCACCAGCAGCGCGTCGCCGGCCTCGTCGGCCAGGGCGCGGGGCAGGATGTCGATCTGGGCGCGATCCAGCAGGCCCATGGCGTGGGCGTAGGCCTTCAGGTAGCCCGCCGCCAGCGGCACGTTGGTGACGGCATTATTCGGCACGGGAAGCTGCACCAGCAGCACACGCAGCATAGAAACCTCCTTGCACGGGCATTATACCGCGCACCATCTTATTTGACGCTTGCCCAAGAGCTTGGTACAATACACCAACCGAAGCCAGCGCGCTGGCGCTTTTTTGTGTTTGTGAGAACACGAATGTTTGAAAGCCTTTCCGACCGTCTCCAGACGGTCTTCCAAAAACTAGGCGGCAAAGGCAAGCTGACCGAGGACGATGTCCGCGAGGCCATGAAGCAGGTGCGCATCGCCCTGCTTGAGGCCGACGTGAACCTCAAGACGGTCAAGGAATTTGTCAGCGCGGTGACCGAGAAGGCGATCGGCGAGGAGGTCACCAAAAGCCTCACCCCCGATCAGCAGGTCATCAAGATCGTCAACCAGGAGCTGGTCACGCTGCTGGGCACCGAGCACGTTCCCCTGACGGAGAGCAAGCCCGGCCCCACCGTGCTGATGCTGGTTGGCCTTCAGGGCGCTGGAAAGACCACACTTGCCGCCAAGCTGGCGCTGTTTCTCCGCAAGAAGAACAAGCGCCCGCTGCTGGTTGCCGCCGACATCTACCGCCCAGCCGCGATCACGCAGCTGGAGTCGCTGGGCAAGCAGCTCAACATCCCGGTCTACTCGGAGGGAACCCAGGCCCGCCCGGCGGAGATCGCCGCGCACGCGCTTGAGAAAGCCAAGGCCGAGGGCTACAACCACGTGATCATCGACACCGCCGGTCGCCTTCAGATCGACGAGCCGCTGATGGTGGAGCTTCAGGAGATCGTGGATACCGTCCAACCGGCGGAGCGCCTGCTCGTGGTCGACGCCATGATCGGCCAGGAGGCCGTGCGCGTGGCCGATGAGTTCAACCGCCGCGTAGCGCTCTCGGGCGTGGTGATGACCAAGATCGACGGCGATGCCCGCGGTGGCGCGGCGCTCTCGGTCCGATCCGTCACCGGCGTGCCGATCAAGTTCCTCAGCACCGGCGAGAAGGTCGACACCAACACGCTGGAGCCGTTCCACCCCGACCGTCTGGCTTCCCGCATCCTCGGCATGGGCGATGTGCTCTCGCTTATCGAGCGCGCCGAGCAGGTGTACGACGAAGACCAGGCGCGCAAGATGCAGAAGAAGCTGGTCAAAGGCTCCTTCGACTTTGAGGATTTCCTCAATTCAATGCAGCAGATGCGCAAGCTCGGGCCGCTTCAGGACATCCTGAAGATGATCCCGGGCATGGGGAAGCTTGGCAACATCGACGAGATGATCAGCGAGCGCGAGATGAAGCGGCTCGAAGCGATGATCTTCTCGATGACCATGGAGGAGCGCCGCAACCCCGACATCATCAAGGGGCGGCGGCGAGAGCGGATCGCCAAGGGCAGCGGCACCCAGGTGCAGGATGTCATCGCGCTGGTCAAGCAGTTCAAAGAGATGCAGCGCATGATGAAGCAGATGGGGCAGGGCGGCAAAGGCGGCCGAGGTGGCCGGGGTGGCGGCATCGATCCGCGCGATCTGATGCGGCGGCTTCGCTAGCACGCAGGGGCGCGAGGCAAGCTCCACGCGTACTGTCCGGCGTTATGGGGCAGCGCTGTCGCTTCTAGGTTATAGATTTATCCTTTTCACAACGCGTATTGCGGAGGAAACAAAAAGCATGGTTCGCATTCGTCTACGCCGCCAGGGCAAGACCAAACAGCCGAGCTACCGTGTGGTGGTAGCCGATTCGCGCTCGCCTCGCGATGGCAAGTTCATCGAGGTGATCGGCCACTACAACCCGGTCCGCCAGCCCAAAGAGCTGGTGATCAAGGACGACCGCGCTCGCTACTGGCTGAGCGTCGGCGCGCAGCCCTCGGACACCGTCACCTATCTGCTGAAGAAGGTGAACGTGCTGGACGAGGCTGGCACCGTGGTGCCCGCTCCCGCCGAGGCCTAGCCCTCGCCGAAGCGCCGAGAGAAAAAGATAGAGCGGAGTGTTGATCCTCGCCGAACCTCGGTGTGCGCAGCATTTCCGCTCTATTCGTTCATCTCGATCTGGCGAGCGCGGCAGCGACGCCGCATTTGTGATCGATGTATAGCAGAGGTATACGCCGATGAAAGCACTGCTCGAGTATATGGCGCAGAACCTGGTCGACACCCCCGAGCTTGTCCAGGTGAAGGAGCGCGCAGGCCGCTATACGATCACCTACGAGCTGAAGGTAGGGCCAGACGAGACTGGCAAAATTATTGGGCGCAACGGCCGTGTGGCCAAGGCGATCCGCGACATCATGAGCGTCGCGGCGGCCCGCCAGCACAAGCGCGTCCACGTCGATATTGAATGATCATTGCTTGCTCTGCGGCGTTGCCCACTCTGGCGGCACGGGGCGGGGCATCGGATGATCGCCATTGGTGTCATGACAGAGCATATTCCCACCCCCGAGGAAGTTCTCCTCGTTGGCGAGATCGTCGCGGCGTTCGGTATCCGCGGGCAGCTGAAAGTGCGCTCGCTTACCGACAACGTCGCGCATCTGCGCCGCAAGATCAAGACCGTCTACGTCGGCCCGAAGCTCAAGCCCTACCAGATCAAAGAGGTGTTTGAGCACAAGCCGGGCCTGCTGGTGTTTACGTTCGAGGGCATCGCCACCCGCACCGATGCCGAGGGCCTGCGCGGCAGCGAGGTGTTCATCCTTGAGTCGCAGGCGGTGCCGCTGGCCAAGGATGAGTACTTCATCCACGACCTCTACGGCATGCAGGTGCTGCTGGAGGGCGGCGAGCTGCTGGGCACCGTGCGCGAGGTGCTGCAGACTGGCGCAAACGATGTGCTGGTGGTGCAGCGCGAGCAGCAGCCCGAGGCGCTGATCCCGATCATCCACGAGGTGATCGTGGAGATGGACCCGGCGCAGAAGCGCATGGTCATCCGCCTGATCCCAGGCCTGCTGGGCGACTAGCGCGTTAGCAGTACAAAGCAGGGCCGCGCCCTATGGGCGCGGCCCTGCTTTGTTGCATAGGTTGCGCGCGCCCAGCGCCCATGCTACAATCAGACTACCGATAGACATGACCCTGCTCCATCCGCACCACATGCATCCCTCGCCCAGATCTATCGCGTGGAGATGCGCAAGAAGGCATACCCATGGCAGAGGAAACGGCAGTCACACCACCAAAAACAAGCCTGCCCGGCATCGACGCAGCAGCCACCCCGCTGATCGGCCTTGGCCTTGGCCTGACCGGAATCGCGCTGGGGCTGCGGCCCAAGCTGGCGGCCTACCCCCTGGCGCTGACCGCGCTGGCTGCCATCCTCTTTCGCGACCCGAGGCGCCGCACCCCGGTGGAGGATGCCGCGCTCTTCGCCCCTGCCGATGGCCTGGTGGTGGCAATCGACGAGCTGTACGAGCACCGCTTTCTGCACACCGACGCGCTGCGCCTGCGCATCCGGATCGCGCCGCTGGATGTGCCGGTGGTGCGCAGCCCAGCGGCGGGCACGCTGCGCTATGTGGAGCACACCCCCGGCGAGCCGCACGCGCTCTGGGAGCGCAGCGAGCCTGCCCAGGCCGAGCAGCTGCAGCTGGGGATCGAGGCCGAGTGGGGGCCGCTGCTGCTGATGCTGCAGGCCGGGCCGCTGACCCCCGAGATCGCCCACCAGCTTGAGCTAGGTGCACGCTTGGGCGCGGGCGCTCGCCTGGCCACCATGCGCTTTGGCGCAAATGTGGATCTGCTGCTCCCCGCCGATGTCATCCACGATCTGCCTATCCTGGGCGCACGGCTGCGCGCCGGGGTCACGCGCATGGGCGCGTTTGGTGGCGCGCTGCGCTGATCGTTCGCTCTCCCCAATGCGCGCCGCCCGTTCGCAAGAAGCGTGGCGGCGCGCATTTTTTCTCTACCGGTCGGGAAAGACCTACCCCTGCTAATTTACGATCTGGCCTTGAACCCAAAAAACACTGATGCACGTAGAGAATGATACGTGCTATAATGTTGTGAAACTTGGTACAAGATCAGCTGCCCTAACGATAGACGATGGTGAGAGTACTCAGCGCTGAGGCTTGAGAGCTTGAAAGGGACTGCAATGAGCAAAGGACTTGAGGGCGTCGTCGCAGCTTCGACGGCGATAAGCTTCATCGACGGACAGAACGGTCGCCTGTTTTACCGCGGTCTAGAGATCAACGAGCTTGCTGAGAACTCCACATTCGAGGAGACGACCGCCCTGCTCTGGTACGGCAAGCTGCCGACCAAGAGCCAGCTGGAGAGCTTCGAGCGCAAGTTCCGGGCAAACCGCCAGATCCCCAACGAGGTTCTGGCGATGATGATGGCTTTCCCCAAGCAGACCAGCGCCATGGAGGTGCTGCGCACCGCCGTCTCGGCGCTCTCGGCCCACGACCCGCTGGAAGAGGACAACTCGCTTGAGGCGAATGTCCAGAAGTCCATCCGCCTCACCGCCAGCATGCCCACCATTGTGGCGGCCTGGGATCGCATCCGCAACGGCCTCTGGCCCGTGCCGCCCAGCACCGAGCTGAGCCACGCCGCCAACTTCCTGTACATGCTCTCGGGCAAAGAGCCGGACCCCAAGGCCGCCGAGGTGCTCGATACCTGCCTCATCCTCCACGCCGACCACGGCCTGAACGCCTCGACCTTCGCCGCTCGCATTACGGCATCCACCCTCTCCGATCTGCACTCGGCGATCGTGTCGGCGATCGGCACGCTCAAGGGGCCGCTGCACGGCGGCGCGAACGAGCAGGTGATGCGCATGCTGCTGGAGATCGGCTCGGTCGACCGCGCCGACCAGTGGACGCGGGGCGCGCTGGCCGCCAAGAAGAAGATCATGGGCTTCGGCCACCGCGTCTACAAGGCCGATGACCCGCGCGCCATGTGGCTGCAGCGCCTCGCAGAGGAGCTGGCGCAGTCCTCGGGCAACACCAAGTGGTACGAGATCTCCGAGCGGGTGCGCGCGATCGTGCAGGACTCGAAGCCGCTGCCGGTGAACGTCGACTTCTACTCGGCCTCGGTCTACTACACGCTGGGCATTCCGATCGACCTGTTCACGCCGATCTTCGCGATCAGCCGCACCTCGGGCTGGACCGCCCATGTGTACGAGCAGTACAGCGACAACCGCCTCATCCGCCCCGAGTCGGAGTACATCGGGCCGATGAACGTGCCGTATCTGCCGATCAGCGACCGCAAGTAGCGCTGGCTTTCGTCCCTTGGCATGCTCAGGGCTTCGCCCTGGGCATGCTTTTTTGTGCGCCGCCGCCGCCACTTGGTTTATAATTGGACCACAAGTATGGGAAACAGAGCTACTGCTATGAACGAACCGCTAGGCATCTCGCTGGTGTGCACCGTGCGCGATGAGGCCGACAATATCGCCGCGCTGCTCGACTCGATGCTGGCGCAGAGCTGCCTTCCCGATGAGATCGTGGTGAACGACTGCGGCAGCCGCGACGCCACCGCTGAGATCGTGCAGGGCTATGTGGCGCGGCACCCGCGCGTGCGGCTGGTGCGCGGCGGCACCAACATCCCCTCGGGTCGCAACAACGCCATCCGCCACGCCCGCCACCCGGTGGTGGCCTGCACCGACGCAGGCCTCACGCTAGAGCGCGACTGGCTTGAGCAGATCGTGGCCCCCATCCTGGCCGATCAGGCCGATGTGGTGGGCGGCTTCTTCAAGCCCGCGCCCACCACGCTGTTCGAGACGGCGCTGGGCGCGACCAACTACCGCGATGCGGAAGAGGTCGATGCGGCGACCTTTCTGCCCTTCGGCCAGTCGGTGGCGTTCCGACGCCAGGCCTGGGAGCGCGTGGGCGGCTACCCCGAGTGGGCCAGCCACTGCGAGGATCTGCTGTTCGACTTCGCGCTCAAGCGCGAGGGCTTCCGCTTCGCGTTCGTGCCGCAGGCGCTGGTCCACTTCCGCCCGCGCGAGTCGATGCGGGCGTTTGCGCGCCAGTATTTCCTCTACGCGCGGGGCGATGGGCTGGCCAACCTATGGCCGCGCCGCTATGTGCTGCGCTATGGCGCGTACCTGGCCGGGCTGGCGCTGCTGGCGCTCGCGCCCCGGCGGCCCTGGCTGCTGGGGCTGCTGGGCCTGGGCGCGGCGGGCTACTGCCGCGCGCCCGCCCGCCGCCTGCTGCGCCGCGCGCCCGAGCTGGGGCCAGGGCAGCGCGCCGCAGCCCTGGCGCTTATCCCGTGCATCCGCGTGGTGGGCGATCTGGCCAAGATGGCGGGCTACCCCGTGGGCGTCTGGCGGCGGCTGCGTCGATAATTCTCCACGCAGAAAAGCGCAACACGCCGCATCGCTATGGGTTTTGCGGCTATACTTTGATAGGGCATCGTGTTTGGGTCGTGAAGATGGCCTGCGCGTGGCTTGGGCATCGTTGCCACATGCCCGTATGATTGTTCGGCGAAGAAAAGGTTCCTGCAATGACACAGTTCAACATGGATGATCACCCGCACCGACGCTACAACCCGCTCAGCCGCGAGTGGGTGCTTGTATCGCCGCATCGCACCAAGCGCCCCTGGCAGGGCCAGGTGGAGCCTCCTTCGCTGGAGGACCGCCCCTCCTATGATCCAAAGTGCTATCTCTGCCCTGGAAATGTGCGCCTGAATGGCGAGCTGACCCCGGCCTACGACAAGACCTTTGTCTTCACCAACGATTTTGCCGCGCTGCTGCCCGACACGCCCGATGGCACGCTGGAGCAGGGCCTGCTGCGCGCCGAGAGCGAGCGTGGCACCGCTCGCGTGGTCTGCTTCTCGCCCCGCCACGACCTGACGCTGGCCGAGATCGATCTAGACACGCTGTCGGCGGTGGTGGATGTGTGGGCCGAGCAGTACCTGGAGCTGGGCGCGCGCCCGGACATCGGCCACGTGCAGATTTTTGAGAACCGCGGCGCGATGATGGGCTCCTCCATCCCGCACCCGCACGGCCAGATCTGGGCGCAGCAGCACGTGCCGCTGCATGTGCAGCGCGAGATCGAGTCGCAGGCCGAGTACTTTGCCGCCAACGGTCGCTCGCTGCTGGCCGACTACCTGGCCCAGGAGCTGGCGCTGGGCGAGCGCGTGGTGTGCGAGAACGATCACTTTGTGGCGCTGGTGCCGTTCTGGGCGGTCTGGCCATTTGAGACGCTGGTGATCAGCCGCCGCCACGTGGGCGCGATCCCCGACCTGGATGCACAGGAGCGGCGCGGGCTGGCCGATATCTTCAAGCGGCTGACGGCGCGCTACGACAACCTGTTC includes:
- a CDS encoding B12-binding domain-containing radical SAM protein, which translates into the protein MLRVLLVQLPVPNNAVTNVPLAAGYLKAYAHAMGLLDRAQIDILPRALADEAGDALLVDAIVERAPDVLGLSLYTWNSERSLDVARRAKQRLPGLVVVVGGPEVQRENEWVLGHPGADVWVFGEGEASFAALVERFAARLAGLPALSLDHVAGVAFRGAGGQLVHTPERPALDDLSVVPSPYLLGYLPLEPGGMQMVEISRWCPYACSFCLYGRNMGAKLGSRYFPLERVLAEIRWGKERGAAQVHFIEANLNLVPLFQPLMAALADLNADGQLALYAELRGEHLREDAVAALAQAGLRVAEVGLQTANLDALRAAHRRTDLAKWAAGTRRLYDHGIEVLLDVIVGLPEDDAQGIRQTLDFIAAERLGEYDAFTLQVLPGTAVRRDAQRYQIAHQPLPPYYVLATDRMDYATMRQLRREVKLGAGVDPDAVEGCPEPRRTLAGREGALPATLALPHRSPPAAEQLAYHVDVALRWEDRAEHRALLEAYLRANPSGLLDLYIHADTTPSPAALRAWRDALPFAPGYLDRVAVYLREQPGPGYERIRPRLWLVVPWTEQIEPDDYAGAAQVIWRAEAEGGEAPLGAWRAAGGAGVWVEQATPEQAARWERAGELRVWHGPLPR
- a CDS encoding KH domain-containing protein — translated: MKALLEYMAQNLVDTPELVQVKERAGRYTITYELKVGPDETGKIIGRNGRVAKAIRDIMSVAAARQHKRVHVDIE
- a CDS encoding signal recognition particle protein produces the protein MFESLSDRLQTVFQKLGGKGKLTEDDVREAMKQVRIALLEADVNLKTVKEFVSAVTEKAIGEEVTKSLTPDQQVIKIVNQELVTLLGTEHVPLTESKPGPTVLMLVGLQGAGKTTLAAKLALFLRKKNKRPLLVAADIYRPAAITQLESLGKQLNIPVYSEGTQARPAEIAAHALEKAKAEGYNHVIIDTAGRLQIDEPLMVELQEIVDTVQPAERLLVVDAMIGQEAVRVADEFNRRVALSGVVMTKIDGDARGGAALSVRSVTGVPIKFLSTGEKVDTNTLEPFHPDRLASRILGMGDVLSLIERAEQVYDEDQARKMQKKLVKGSFDFEDFLNSMQQMRKLGPLQDILKMIPGMGKLGNIDEMISEREMKRLEAMIFSMTMEERRNPDIIKGRRRERIAKGSGTQVQDVIALVKQFKEMQRMMKQMGQGGKGGRGGRGGGIDPRDLMRRLR
- the rpsP gene encoding 30S ribosomal protein S16; translation: MVRIRLRRQGKTKQPSYRVVVADSRSPRDGKFIEVIGHYNPVRQPKELVIKDDRARYWLSVGAQPSDTVTYLLKKVNVLDEAGTVVPAPAEA
- a CDS encoding citrate synthase (catalyzes the formation of citrate from acetyl-CoA and oxaloacetate); the protein is MSKGLEGVVAASTAISFIDGQNGRLFYRGLEINELAENSTFEETTALLWYGKLPTKSQLESFERKFRANRQIPNEVLAMMMAFPKQTSAMEVLRTAVSALSAHDPLEEDNSLEANVQKSIRLTASMPTIVAAWDRIRNGLWPVPPSTELSHAANFLYMLSGKEPDPKAAEVLDTCLILHADHGLNASTFAARITASTLSDLHSAIVSAIGTLKGPLHGGANEQVMRMLLEIGSVDRADQWTRGALAAKKKIMGFGHRVYKADDPRAMWLQRLAEELAQSSGNTKWYEISERVRAIVQDSKPLPVNVDFYSASVYYTLGIPIDLFTPIFAISRTSGWTAHVYEQYSDNRLIRPESEYIGPMNVPYLPISDRK
- the rimM gene encoding 16S rRNA processing protein RimM, translating into MTEHIPTPEEVLLVGEIVAAFGIRGQLKVRSLTDNVAHLRRKIKTVYVGPKLKPYQIKEVFEHKPGLLVFTFEGIATRTDAEGLRGSEVFILESQAVPLAKDEYFIHDLYGMQVLLEGGELLGTVREVLQTGANDVLVVQREQQPEALIPIIHEVIVEMDPAQKRMVIRLIPGLLGD
- a CDS encoding UDP-glucose--hexose-1-phosphate uridylyltransferase, with the translated sequence MTQFNMDDHPHRRYNPLSREWVLVSPHRTKRPWQGQVEPPSLEDRPSYDPKCYLCPGNVRLNGELTPAYDKTFVFTNDFAALLPDTPDGTLEQGLLRAESERGTARVVCFSPRHDLTLAEIDLDTLSAVVDVWAEQYLELGARPDIGHVQIFENRGAMMGSSIPHPHGQIWAQQHVPLHVQREIESQAEYFAANGRSLLADYLAQELALGERVVCENDHFVALVPFWAVWPFETLVISRRHVGAIPDLDAQERRGLADIFKRLTARYDNLFSTSFPYSMGFHQRPTDGGAYDGLHLHAHFYPPLLRSATVRKFMVGYELLAEPQRDITPEQAAERLRALSEVHYRQAK
- a CDS encoding glycosyltransferase, with protein sequence MNEPLGISLVCTVRDEADNIAALLDSMLAQSCLPDEIVVNDCGSRDATAEIVQGYVARHPRVRLVRGGTNIPSGRNNAIRHARHPVVACTDAGLTLERDWLEQIVAPILADQADVVGGFFKPAPTTLFETALGATNYRDAEEVDAATFLPFGQSVAFRRQAWERVGGYPEWASHCEDLLFDFALKREGFRFAFVPQALVHFRPRESMRAFARQYFLYARGDGLANLWPRRYVLRYGAYLAGLALLALAPRRPWLLGLLGLGAAGYCRAPARRLLRRAPELGPGQRAAALALIPCIRVVGDLAKMAGYPVGVWRRLRR
- a CDS encoding phosphatidylserine decarboxylase, with protein sequence MAEETAVTPPKTSLPGIDAAATPLIGLGLGLTGIALGLRPKLAAYPLALTALAAILFRDPRRRTPVEDAALFAPADGLVVAIDELYEHRFLHTDALRLRIRIAPLDVPVVRSPAAGTLRYVEHTPGEPHALWERSEPAQAEQLQLGIEAEWGPLLLMLQAGPLTPEIAHQLELGARLGAGARLATMRFGANVDLLLPADVIHDLPILGARLRAGVTRMGAFGGALR